Proteins from a genomic interval of Bradyrhizobium sp. CCGB01:
- a CDS encoding aminotransferase class V-fold PLP-dependent enzyme → MSRHYDVDAVRKEFPVVERMVYLDSGFQTPLARPVKAAIELFLREGFETAGPKSIWLDRVEQTRAKIARFLGVGADEIAFTKNTSESMNIAANALPLRAGDNVLMIHGDHPNNAYAFLNLQRKGVEVRFIPMTEVVDADSFAPFIDDKTRAISMSHVTFHAGHRFDIESVGAMCASRKLYFVVDVMQAIGVVPVDAKAIGASFIGSGSHKGLLVPQGLGLLTWDKSLTELEPTYLAAASLAEIPDDLIARADRMAPSPAARRFELGNFNLPAVHALGASLDMIEQIGVQNIQNHCFDLGDHLIARLDELGVRLVGPRERKHRAPHIYVIALPATDWLGHFEENGVRVSPERDGIRVSLGMFNTATDIDRLIDVVRKRGLGRPSVAA, encoded by the coding sequence ATGTCTCGTCACTACGACGTGGACGCTGTGAGGAAGGAATTCCCCGTCGTCGAACGGATGGTCTACCTGGACTCCGGGTTTCAAACGCCGCTCGCGCGTCCCGTGAAGGCCGCGATCGAGCTCTTCCTTCGCGAGGGTTTCGAGACGGCCGGTCCGAAAAGCATCTGGCTCGATCGCGTCGAGCAGACCCGCGCCAAGATCGCTCGCTTTCTCGGTGTGGGCGCGGATGAAATTGCCTTCACCAAGAACACGTCGGAAAGCATGAACATTGCGGCAAACGCACTGCCGCTCCGGGCCGGCGACAACGTCCTGATGATCCACGGCGATCATCCGAACAACGCCTACGCGTTCCTCAATCTGCAACGCAAAGGCGTCGAGGTCCGCTTCATCCCGATGACCGAAGTCGTCGATGCCGACAGCTTCGCTCCCTTCATCGACGACAAGACGCGCGCGATCTCGATGTCGCACGTGACCTTCCACGCCGGTCACCGCTTCGACATCGAGAGCGTCGGCGCGATGTGCGCCAGCAGGAAGCTCTACTTCGTGGTGGACGTGATGCAGGCGATCGGCGTCGTACCCGTTGACGCCAAGGCGATTGGCGCAAGCTTCATCGGCTCCGGCAGCCACAAGGGATTGCTGGTTCCGCAAGGGCTCGGCCTGCTCACCTGGGACAAATCCCTCACGGAGCTCGAGCCGACGTATCTGGCCGCGGCGAGCCTCGCCGAGATCCCGGATGACCTCATCGCGCGGGCCGACAGGATGGCGCCCTCGCCGGCCGCCAGGCGATTTGAGCTGGGCAACTTCAATCTGCCCGCGGTCCATGCGCTCGGTGCTTCGCTCGACATGATCGAGCAGATCGGGGTGCAGAACATCCAGAACCACTGCTTCGATCTCGGCGATCACCTGATCGCGCGCCTGGACGAGCTGGGCGTCCGCCTCGTTGGGCCGCGCGAGCGCAAGCACCGCGCGCCGCACATCTACGTCATCGCCCTGCCCGCGACAGACTGGCTTGGCCATTTCGAGGAAAACGGCGTGCGCGTGTCGCCCGAACGGGATGGCATTCGCGTCTCACTCGGCATGTTCAACACCGCCACCGACATCGATCGCCTGATCGACGTCGTTCGCAAGCGAGGGCTCGGACGCCCCTCGGTCGCAGCTTGA
- a CDS encoding IclR family transcriptional regulator, whose product MTKPVEKDGPLDRAFAIVRHVADQRKAVSAAEIAKALSLPLPTAHRLIGNLEDRGLLQKALGTKRYVVGNQLVTLSASVIGAAFRTARRHAVLRAVAAEIGEQCEIGVVRDNFVAYVDSVRVSEPQGLQFNPGEAAPLHCTSTGKIYMSRLPERIRAKLCRALPLTKFTETTIADVHALMKVLEDTRQRGWAKTNEEYVKGVVGCAVPILSPDRELIACLGVSVPVARVSFAELDRFIAPLQKAAALLSETILQVEGDDDADAK is encoded by the coding sequence ATGACGAAGCCAGTTGAGAAGGATGGGCCGCTGGACCGGGCCTTCGCGATCGTTCGGCATGTTGCCGACCAGCGCAAAGCCGTCTCGGCGGCGGAGATCGCAAAGGCCCTCTCGCTGCCTCTTCCAACAGCCCACAGGCTGATCGGAAATCTCGAAGACCGCGGACTCCTTCAGAAGGCATTGGGGACCAAGCGGTACGTCGTGGGAAACCAGCTCGTCACACTGTCCGCCTCGGTCATCGGAGCGGCATTTCGCACGGCGCGGCGGCACGCGGTGCTGCGGGCGGTCGCGGCAGAGATCGGCGAACAGTGCGAGATCGGCGTCGTGCGCGATAATTTCGTGGCCTATGTCGACAGCGTGCGCGTTTCGGAGCCGCAAGGTCTTCAGTTCAATCCGGGGGAAGCGGCGCCGCTGCACTGCACGTCGACCGGCAAGATCTATATGAGCAGGCTGCCCGAGCGGATCCGGGCGAAGCTGTGCCGCGCGCTACCCCTGACCAAATTCACGGAAACGACGATCGCCGATGTCCACGCGCTGATGAAGGTGCTCGAGGATACGCGGCAACGCGGCTGGGCCAAGACAAACGAAGAGTACGTGAAGGGAGTGGTCGGGTGCGCCGTCCCCATTCTGTCACCGGATCGAGAACTGATTGCCTGCCTGGGTGTCTCCGTGCCGGTGGCGCGCGTGAGCTTCGCCGAGCTGGACCGGTTCATCGCGCCGCTTCAAAAGGCTGCCGCCCTGCTGTCGGAGACCATTCTGCAAGTCGAAGGCGACGATGACGCGGATGCCAAATGA
- a CDS encoding DUF3303 domain-containing protein: MKFITTWSVPQGTFNAAVARFLETGGAPPEGVKMLGRWHGMNGQGFAISESSDPKAMYRWLAQWSDLLPLTVTPCLEDGDAGEVMASLPKR, from the coding sequence ATGAAATTCATAACCACCTGGAGCGTACCTCAAGGCACTTTCAATGCAGCCGTCGCCCGCTTTCTCGAGACCGGCGGCGCTCCGCCCGAGGGCGTCAAGATGTTGGGTCGCTGGCATGGCATGAACGGACAGGGATTTGCGATCTCTGAATCGAGCGATCCAAAAGCCATGTATCGCTGGCTCGCGCAATGGTCTGACCTGCTCCCGTTGACCGTCACGCCTTGCCTCGAGGACGGAGACGCGGGAGAGGTGATGGCGTCGCTCCCCAAGCGTTGA
- a CDS encoding DUF4440 domain-containing protein has product MRNMASAIAIVIALSAPALAQKAEIEATNAKWIEMFNKGDFSGIASLYSADAIALPPGSAMVKGRPAIEVMWKSMAEQVTDPKLTTVDVKPLGSSAAREIGTFVLKTKGPAPQDVTGKYVVVWEKVGDDWKLATDIWNDGK; this is encoded by the coding sequence ATGCGCAACATGGCATCGGCGATTGCAATCGTGATCGCGTTGAGCGCGCCGGCCTTGGCTCAGAAGGCCGAGATTGAAGCAACCAATGCGAAATGGATCGAGATGTTCAACAAGGGAGATTTTTCCGGGATTGCGTCCCTCTACAGCGCCGATGCGATCGCGCTCCCGCCCGGCTCCGCGATGGTGAAGGGCCGACCAGCCATCGAGGTGATGTGGAAAAGCATGGCTGAACAGGTGACCGATCCGAAGCTCACGACGGTAGATGTCAAGCCGCTCGGCTCTTCCGCGGCACGCGAGATCGGCACGTTCGTCCTGAAGACCAAGGGACCGGCACCGCAGGACGTGACCGGAAAGTATGTGGTCGTCTGGGAGAAGGTCGGAGACGACTGGAAGCTCGCCACCGACATCTGGAACGACGGCAAGTAA